The proteins below are encoded in one region of Bremerella sp. P1:
- a CDS encoding DUF1559 domain-containing protein yields the protein MQSRIFAIPRVRRGFTLVELLVVIAIIGVLIALLLPAVQQAREAARRMSCTNNLKQIGLAIHNYHDTFGSFPAGGMGYYNSGGNGDNNATAWSLHLFPFFEQNNIYDRLNPGVTRLDEAATPGSAVNGASGRELIDIMQTPIEAFVCPSDAGDEIIQPIQDGVGLLTRGSGRPVMDPSTNQAKGNYAAVAGSQRYIWTAYWAPPIGGGGKTNFNGAFGLDAVVTFSDIVDGTSNTLLVGERVTFLQEPAGYDAPDDDDSIAGGKCSCVGTNPYGFANGGGYLWDSANALGSVAYPLNSPLYTFWCRAGFNSHHPGGVQFVYCDGSVHFIPETIDHSPNEGHDNTVLENLANRADGFVPRTSF from the coding sequence ATGCAGAGTCGAATTTTCGCTATCCCTCGTGTTCGTCGGGGATTTACCCTCGTTGAACTGTTAGTGGTGATAGCCATCATTGGCGTGCTGATCGCACTTCTTTTGCCAGCGGTGCAACAGGCTCGCGAAGCGGCACGTCGCATGAGCTGCACGAACAATCTCAAGCAGATAGGTTTGGCGATCCACAACTATCACGACACGTTCGGTAGCTTCCCGGCCGGTGGGATGGGCTATTACAACTCCGGCGGCAACGGCGACAACAACGCTACCGCCTGGTCGTTGCATTTGTTTCCATTCTTCGAACAGAACAACATTTATGATCGCCTCAATCCTGGCGTGACTCGTCTGGATGAAGCCGCCACGCCTGGTAGTGCGGTTAACGGTGCGTCAGGTAGAGAACTGATCGACATCATGCAGACACCTATCGAGGCGTTTGTCTGCCCTTCGGACGCCGGGGACGAGATCATCCAACCGATTCAAGACGGCGTGGGACTACTGACGCGTGGCAGTGGTCGTCCGGTCATGGACCCGAGCACTAATCAAGCCAAAGGAAACTACGCCGCGGTCGCTGGTTCGCAGCGATACATCTGGACGGCCTACTGGGCTCCGCCAATTGGTGGCGGCGGCAAGACGAATTTCAACGGAGCGTTTGGCCTGGATGCGGTCGTCACCTTCTCGGACATTGTCGATGGCACGAGTAACACGCTACTCGTTGGCGAACGAGTTACCTTTCTCCAAGAACCGGCCGGGTACGACGCACCGGACGACGATGACTCCATTGCCGGGGGAAAGTGCTCCTGCGTAGGCACCAATCCATATGGCTTTGCCAATGGGGGCGGCTACCTATGGGACTCGGCTAACGCACTCGGATCGGTCGCTTACCCGCTGAACTCTCCGCTGTACACCTTCTGGTGCCGGGCCGGCTTCAACAGTCATCACCCTGGCGGCGTACAGTTTGTCTATTGCGATGGCTCCGTTCACTTCATCCCGGAAACGATTGACCACTCGCCCAACGAAGGGCACGACAACACCGTGCTGGAAAACCTGGCCAATCGCGCCGACGGTTTCGTACCCCGGACTTCTTTCTAA
- a CDS encoding carboxypeptidase regulatory-like domain-containing protein, translated as MLKLSTSLSIAAMLIAAMGCGSSQDGFNYQPVTGKVTLDGQPLAGATVAFIPQSTSLESGRPSTGMTDDSGVFTLKSMGGQDGAVVGEHVVSISTKLVDNDTKELLAEETVPMRYNNRSELTFTVPSSGTDMADFELESGKNKR; from the coding sequence ATGCTTAAGCTAAGCACATCCCTCTCCATCGCCGCCATGTTGATCGCGGCGATGGGCTGCGGGAGCAGTCAAGACGGATTCAACTATCAGCCCGTGACCGGGAAGGTCACATTGGACGGCCAACCTCTGGCCGGAGCGACCGTCGCGTTTATCCCTCAAAGCACTTCGCTTGAATCGGGTCGACCTTCCACAGGAATGACCGACGACTCAGGCGTCTTCACTTTGAAGTCGATGGGTGGTCAGGATGGTGCCGTTGTGGGTGAACATGTCGTTTCGATTTCGACGAAGCTCGTCGACAACGATACCAAGGAACTCCTTGCCGAAGAAACCGTTCCTATGCGGTACAACAACCGTTCCGAGTTGACATTCACCGTTCCTTCGAGCGGAACCGATATGGCGGACTTTGAGCTGGAGTCCGGCAAGAATAAGCGCTGA
- a CDS encoding DUF1559 domain-containing protein, whose product MSHRTSARVGFTLVELLVVIAIIGVLIALLLPAVQQAREAARRMQCTNNLKQLGLAVHNYHDTFGTLPAGWIRPSDRSNFQNNNFWGWSTLILPFIEQNSLHDKIDFKWEWVKTSTLGNPNAGLSTNEINAYLCPSDITGGKNGKENDNGTSNYLGNYGNKSLNGSEYGTSADRGIFSRNSNVGLRDITDGTSNTILFGEKTGKTINGNNFRAGLWAGVRDNDNGSGRKPFLCIGRGPGSATDYANGVNGTNTWTLAVSLHPGGANVSMSDGSVRFLPETINLNAYRFMTQRDDGKVIPND is encoded by the coding sequence ATGTCCCACAGAACGTCCGCCAGAGTTGGTTTTACGTTGGTAGAACTGTTGGTGGTTATCGCCATTATCGGCGTCCTTATTGCATTGCTGTTGCCAGCAGTCCAACAAGCCCGCGAAGCCGCGCGGCGTATGCAGTGCACCAACAACCTGAAGCAGTTGGGTCTGGCCGTGCACAACTATCACGACACCTTCGGCACGCTTCCGGCAGGTTGGATTCGCCCTTCGGACCGGAGCAATTTCCAAAACAACAACTTCTGGGGTTGGAGTACGCTCATCTTGCCCTTCATCGAGCAGAACTCCTTGCACGATAAGATCGACTTCAAGTGGGAATGGGTGAAGACCTCGACGCTCGGCAATCCAAATGCAGGTCTCTCAACAAACGAAATCAATGCATATCTGTGCCCTTCGGATATCACCGGCGGAAAGAATGGTAAAGAGAACGACAACGGAACGTCCAACTACCTGGGCAACTACGGCAACAAGTCGCTCAACGGAAGCGAATACGGTACCAGTGCTGACCGGGGCATCTTCTCCCGCAACAGTAATGTGGGATTACGTGACATCACAGACGGAACCTCGAACACGATTCTGTTTGGCGAAAAAACAGGCAAGACGATCAACGGCAACAACTTCCGTGCGGGCTTGTGGGCCGGTGTTCGTGACAACGATAACGGTAGCGGGCGCAAGCCGTTTCTCTGCATTGGTCGCGGACCGGGGAGTGCCACCGACTACGCGAACGGGGTCAATGGAACCAACACGTGGACCTTGGCAGTTTCCTTACATCCAGGCGGTGCCAATGTGAGCATGTCGGACGGCTCGGTTCGCTTTCTGCCTGAGACAATCAATCTGAATGCTTATCGCTTCATGACGCAGCGGGATGATGGCAAGGTCATTCCCAACGATTAA
- a CDS encoding sigma-70 family RNA polymerase sigma factor has product MRGIDDDFVMAFLEAQGPLLQYIQSMVPRLKDAEDVLQETAITLWEKRSDYSSERGSFVAWGRGIARFKALEFMRKNRPQAIFSEAISIKLDELAIAASDDDGQRERQIDALQCCIERLSKSEQATLDKHYRQKKSISEIAAEHGKGLSTIYERLQKIRSRLSRCIQRNMEPGVNPL; this is encoded by the coding sequence ATGCGTGGAATTGATGACGATTTCGTGATGGCATTCTTAGAGGCACAAGGTCCGCTGCTGCAATACATTCAGTCCATGGTCCCGCGTTTAAAAGATGCGGAGGACGTATTGCAGGAGACGGCGATCACCTTATGGGAAAAGAGGTCGGATTACTCCTCCGAGCGAGGCAGCTTCGTTGCATGGGGGCGAGGGATCGCACGTTTCAAGGCCCTCGAGTTCATGCGAAAGAATCGTCCTCAAGCGATCTTCAGTGAAGCCATCTCCATCAAGCTCGACGAACTGGCGATTGCCGCATCCGACGACGACGGCCAGCGGGAACGACAGATCGACGCTCTACAATGCTGTATTGAGCGACTATCGAAAAGCGAGCAAGCGACTTTGGATAAACATTACCGTCAAAAGAAGTCGATCAGCGAAATCGCGGCTGAGCACGGCAAGGGGCTTAGTACCATTTACGAGCGACTTCAGAAGATTCGTAGTCGTCTGTCACGTTGTATCCAGCGGAATATGGAACCCGGAGTCAATCCACTATGA
- a CDS encoding LamG-like jellyroll fold domain-containing protein: MIPDPKQARFNELTSRWCSGDIEAHETTELESLLTEFPELLEQFADATRLNSMLAQQYRGEAFATKLLLNSAAHEPTEDDPPMPLSQQEPAYDTQRIVASRWALLAASVIFVAGLLGYGYLMSDRGAEQLAKNNLPAPVEIIQRIDCVFESERWGVMQENHFHIGETLQIAEGLALMKFARGAKVSIEGPAELKILSENSAFLTEGRISAVCPPSANGFEINTPSGKIVDHGTEFGVLVWANGATETHVFEGEVEVFPSKGTESFRLTTAMAARTRVNKTYVEIPNNPSLFIRVPDRLALDAMPKEGLAKIDFLPRPKLWFDATIGVQVDNKDRVICWQNMGSANVESNAWQVGPGRRPAFEPETANGRPALRFNESQFLATTPLKLGNEVSVLVVTATQPREKNDQNGQIINFNGPSILVLDVIDGPRLEGRVYAHGGKYKGNNQLQSPEQLTHGQFFVGGCRYSVEEDLFQLFTNGELTIESAAAGNIAANSSRVIGAHRWRSQDFYRGAIAEVVVYDRLLTEEEYQLATLALMEKYQIQTMPAEEDPS, from the coding sequence ATGATCCCCGATCCCAAGCAAGCCCGCTTCAACGAACTTACTAGCCGCTGGTGTTCGGGCGATATCGAGGCCCACGAGACGACGGAACTGGAGTCGTTGTTGACGGAGTTTCCCGAACTGCTCGAACAGTTCGCCGATGCAACGCGCCTTAACTCGATGCTCGCGCAACAGTATCGCGGGGAAGCGTTCGCAACCAAGCTTCTGCTTAATAGTGCTGCGCACGAGCCGACCGAAGATGATCCGCCGATGCCGCTTAGTCAGCAAGAGCCTGCTTACGATACGCAGCGAATTGTCGCGAGTCGTTGGGCCTTGCTCGCTGCCAGCGTGATCTTCGTGGCAGGACTATTAGGCTACGGATATTTGATGTCGGATCGCGGCGCCGAGCAGTTGGCCAAGAACAACTTGCCGGCCCCGGTCGAGATCATTCAGCGGATCGACTGTGTCTTCGAGAGTGAACGCTGGGGGGTGATGCAGGAGAACCACTTTCATATTGGGGAAACACTACAGATTGCCGAGGGGCTCGCTTTAATGAAGTTTGCTCGTGGGGCGAAGGTTTCCATCGAAGGCCCGGCCGAACTCAAGATCCTTTCCGAAAACAGCGCCTTTCTAACCGAAGGACGGATTTCGGCAGTCTGTCCTCCATCGGCCAACGGTTTCGAGATCAATACGCCCAGTGGGAAGATCGTCGATCATGGTACCGAGTTCGGCGTTCTCGTATGGGCTAATGGCGCCACCGAAACGCATGTGTTTGAAGGCGAGGTCGAGGTCTTTCCCTCGAAAGGAACGGAGTCGTTTCGCCTGACGACGGCCATGGCCGCTCGCACGCGGGTCAACAAGACATATGTTGAGATTCCCAATAACCCGAGCCTGTTCATTCGTGTACCGGATCGGTTAGCACTGGATGCCATGCCGAAGGAAGGGCTCGCCAAAATTGACTTCTTGCCGCGGCCCAAGCTTTGGTTCGATGCGACGATAGGTGTTCAAGTCGACAACAAAGACCGCGTGATTTGTTGGCAGAATATGGGCAGCGCGAACGTGGAAAGCAACGCCTGGCAAGTCGGCCCAGGCCGTCGACCCGCGTTCGAACCGGAGACCGCGAACGGCCGGCCAGCATTACGTTTCAACGAGAGTCAATTCTTAGCGACCACGCCGCTCAAACTTGGCAACGAGGTATCGGTGTTGGTAGTCACCGCAACGCAACCACGAGAAAAGAATGACCAGAACGGACAGATCATTAACTTCAACGGACCTTCCATCCTGGTGCTGGATGTAATCGATGGTCCCAGGCTCGAAGGCCGCGTGTATGCCCATGGCGGTAAATATAAAGGCAATAACCAACTGCAAAGCCCCGAGCAGCTAACGCACGGCCAGTTTTTCGTCGGTGGCTGTCGCTACAGCGTCGAGGAAGATCTTTTTCAGCTCTTTACCAACGGCGAGCTGACCATCGAGAGTGCCGCTGCCGGGAACATTGCGGCCAATTCGTCGCGTGTCATCGGAGCCCATCGATGGCGAAGCCAGGACTTCTACCGTGGAGCCATCGCTGAAGTGGTCGTCTACGACCGACTGCTCACTGAAGAGGAATATCAACTCGCGACGTTGGCGCTGATGGAGAAGTATCAGATTCAGACGATGCCGGCCGAAGAGGATCCCTCATAA
- a CDS encoding XylR family transcriptional regulator: MQRRRVMLIVETSLVYGREVLRGINRYVVANEPWSMFVDLRELAYRPPAWLENWDGDGIITRSTTPALAEQLKAWNIPTVDLTDIYGDQGLPHIGTDHEAVGRMGAAHLLERGFRNFAFCGFSGHNWSTRRYQGFKDAIEKTAGPVELLEGPWDSSSALTWEQQQAQLCDWLRGLPRPIGIMACNDMRGQHVLDACRRISAAVPEEVAVIGVDNDELVCELCDPPLSSVMPNPQRIGFEAAALLDRLMKGEEPTQMSKLVEPLGIVTRQSTDVLAIEDPLVASAVKYIRQHACDGISVVDVLQHVPVSRSILERRFRKFIGRSPQAEIRNVQLKRVKQLLRETDLPLERIAGLSGYDHPEYMSVVFKRELGQTPGQYRTQNVKGASRRFR; the protein is encoded by the coding sequence ATGCAACGTCGTCGCGTCATGCTCATTGTTGAGACCTCTCTCGTTTATGGACGTGAGGTCCTTCGTGGTATTAATCGTTATGTGGTGGCCAATGAGCCCTGGTCGATGTTCGTCGACCTTCGTGAACTCGCCTATCGACCACCTGCCTGGCTGGAAAACTGGGACGGCGATGGCATCATCACCCGAAGCACGACCCCTGCCCTGGCGGAACAGCTAAAGGCGTGGAACATTCCCACCGTCGACCTGACCGACATTTACGGGGACCAAGGTCTCCCTCACATCGGCACCGACCACGAAGCTGTCGGGCGAATGGGCGCCGCCCACTTGCTGGAACGCGGATTCCGTAATTTCGCCTTCTGTGGGTTCAGTGGACACAACTGGTCGACCCGCCGATACCAAGGCTTCAAGGACGCGATCGAGAAAACGGCAGGCCCTGTGGAACTGCTTGAAGGACCATGGGACAGTTCGTCGGCACTTACTTGGGAACAACAACAAGCCCAACTTTGCGACTGGCTGCGGGGTCTACCTCGCCCGATCGGCATCATGGCTTGTAACGACATGCGAGGTCAGCACGTCCTGGACGCTTGCCGTCGAATCAGCGCTGCCGTTCCGGAAGAAGTAGCCGTGATCGGGGTCGACAACGACGAACTCGTCTGCGAACTGTGTGACCCGCCACTTTCGAGCGTGATGCCCAATCCGCAGCGAATCGGCTTTGAGGCTGCTGCCCTGCTCGATCGGCTGATGAAAGGGGAAGAACCGACCCAGATGAGCAAGCTGGTCGAACCACTGGGAATTGTGACCCGCCAGTCGACCGACGTGTTGGCCATCGAGGACCCACTGGTCGCTTCGGCCGTGAAATACATTCGCCAGCATGCCTGCGACGGCATCTCGGTAGTCGACGTCCTCCAACACGTGCCGGTTTCTCGCAGTATTCTTGAGCGTCGTTTTCGGAAGTTTATCGGTCGCAGCCCTCAGGCTGAGATCCGCAACGTGCAGCTCAAACGTGTGAAGCAACTATTGCGAGAAACGGATCTCCCTCTAGAACGAATCGCCGGCCTATCGGGCTACGATCACCCAGAGTACATGAGCGTCGTCTTCAAGCGAGAACTCGGCCAAACGCCAGGTCAGTACCGTACGCAAAATGTGAAGGGTGCCTCACGCCGCTTCCGATAG
- a CDS encoding PSD1 and planctomycete cytochrome C domain-containing protein, protein MICLVFLVCTGMVQAQESPEPTVKFNRDVKPILAKKCFACHGPAEQESSLRLDERDSAVAEADSGMIAIVPGNVEESELIRRITSHDEFEKMPPEGEGVKPEELAILKTWIKEGAQFQGHWAFEPVSDPKPPATEHADWTQNPIDQFILARLEESGLEPNAPASKRTLIRRAYYNLTGLPPTKEEIEAFEKDDSPDAWKNLVDKLLASEHYGEKWGRHWLDLVRFAETNSYERDGVKPNAWKYRDYVIRSFNDNKPYDQFVIEQLAGDEIENPTPESIIATGYYKLGVWDDEPADPLLHEFDQYDDIISTTSKTFLGITIGCARCHDHKIDPISQENYYEFLSFFRGMKPYGNRGDVSFSQREISSPEVISAHDNHRREREAVENRLNEIVSAAIEQLPENEQKEVKRQRDPNRRRERMDDRIAELVPNEASEYAELKRQLDAVKDKEKYLPAREFALAVNKANKNPAETTIMLRGNPHVPGDVVSPGFPKYFNDPKPEIPAPAAEQQTSGRRLVLAKWIASEDNLMTARVMVNRIWQFQFGRGLVRSSSNFGQLGTPPTHPELLDWLTKEFVRSGWDIKHMQKLMMLSSAYQMSSAGAEKGLAQDPANDLFWRFNSRRLTAEEVRDSILLVNGRLNDKMYGHGFYPKISAEVMAGQSKPGDGWGNSSYEEQARRAVYIHVKRSLLTPILSNFDFPETDAPCEERFVTTQPAQALGMINGDFANAQSTELAKRVRETGATTPEDQIREAVQFAMAREANDQDVKVGISLINDLKKDHGLDDQRAFDLYCLMLINLNEFFFLD, encoded by the coding sequence ATGATTTGCCTCGTGTTCCTGGTCTGCACCGGGATGGTCCAGGCCCAAGAGTCTCCGGAACCAACCGTCAAATTCAATCGCGATGTGAAGCCAATCCTGGCGAAGAAGTGTTTTGCGTGTCACGGCCCTGCAGAACAAGAGAGCAGTCTCCGACTGGACGAACGGGATAGCGCCGTGGCGGAAGCTGACTCGGGCATGATTGCGATTGTTCCCGGCAATGTGGAAGAAAGCGAACTCATTCGACGTATTACTTCGCATGACGAGTTCGAGAAAATGCCCCCCGAAGGTGAGGGGGTAAAGCCAGAGGAGCTGGCCATTCTTAAGACATGGATTAAGGAAGGTGCTCAATTTCAAGGGCACTGGGCATTTGAGCCTGTTTCCGACCCGAAGCCGCCAGCAACCGAACACGCGGATTGGACGCAAAACCCAATCGATCAATTCATCCTCGCTCGACTCGAAGAAAGCGGTTTGGAGCCGAACGCTCCAGCCTCGAAGCGAACGCTGATTCGTCGCGCTTATTACAACCTGACTGGCTTGCCGCCGACTAAGGAAGAGATCGAAGCGTTCGAGAAAGATGATTCGCCCGATGCCTGGAAGAATTTGGTGGATAAGCTACTGGCTTCCGAGCATTACGGCGAGAAGTGGGGACGTCATTGGCTCGACCTGGTCCGATTCGCGGAAACGAACAGCTACGAACGTGACGGTGTGAAGCCAAATGCGTGGAAGTATCGCGACTACGTGATTCGTTCGTTCAACGACAACAAGCCATATGATCAATTTGTCATCGAGCAGTTGGCTGGCGACGAAATCGAGAATCCAACCCCTGAGTCGATCATTGCCACCGGCTATTACAAGTTGGGCGTTTGGGATGATGAACCAGCCGATCCTCTGCTGCACGAGTTCGATCAATACGACGACATCATTTCGACAACCAGCAAAACGTTTTTGGGAATCACGATCGGCTGTGCCCGTTGTCACGATCACAAGATCGATCCGATCAGCCAGGAAAACTACTACGAGTTCCTATCCTTCTTCCGCGGAATGAAGCCTTACGGCAATCGCGGAGATGTATCGTTTAGTCAGCGTGAGATCTCGTCGCCTGAGGTGATCTCGGCTCATGACAATCATCGACGTGAACGTGAAGCAGTCGAGAATCGCCTGAACGAGATTGTTTCAGCCGCAATTGAGCAATTGCCTGAAAATGAACAGAAGGAAGTAAAGCGCCAGCGCGATCCGAATCGCCGTCGCGAACGCATGGACGATCGCATCGCCGAACTCGTCCCGAATGAAGCTTCGGAATACGCAGAACTGAAGCGGCAACTGGATGCTGTTAAAGATAAGGAAAAGTACCTTCCAGCTCGCGAGTTCGCCTTGGCCGTGAATAAGGCCAATAAGAATCCGGCAGAAACGACGATCATGCTGCGAGGGAATCCGCACGTCCCCGGCGATGTCGTCTCGCCAGGATTCCCGAAGTACTTCAACGATCCAAAACCAGAGATTCCGGCGCCGGCAGCCGAGCAGCAGACCTCGGGGCGTCGACTCGTCCTGGCGAAATGGATCGCCTCGGAAGACAACCTGATGACCGCACGCGTCATGGTCAATCGAATCTGGCAATTCCAGTTCGGTCGTGGTCTTGTGCGATCGTCCAGCAACTTTGGGCAGCTTGGAACTCCACCGACGCATCCGGAACTGTTGGACTGGCTGACGAAGGAATTCGTCCGCAGTGGTTGGGATATCAAGCACATGCAGAAGTTGATGATGCTCTCGTCGGCCTATCAAATGTCTTCGGCAGGGGCCGAAAAGGGACTGGCCCAAGACCCAGCCAACGATCTTTTCTGGCGGTTCAATTCGCGTCGTCTGACGGCGGAAGAAGTGCGGGACTCGATCTTGCTGGTCAATGGTCGGTTGAACGACAAGATGTATGGCCACGGCTTCTATCCGAAAATCTCGGCGGAAGTGATGGCAGGACAGTCGAAGCCAGGCGATGGCTGGGGCAATTCTTCCTACGAAGAACAAGCTCGCCGTGCCGTTTACATTCACGTCAAACGATCGCTGCTGACGCCGATTCTGTCGAACTTTGACTTTCCTGAGACAGACGCTCCTTGTGAGGAACGTTTCGTCACCACGCAGCCTGCCCAGGCTTTGGGGATGATCAACGGCGACTTTGCTAACGCACAATCCACCGAACTGGCCAAGCGTGTTCGCGAAACAGGAGCGACCACACCGGAAGACCAGATTCGCGAGGCGGTCCAATTCGCCATGGCTCGTGAGGCAAACGATCAAGATGTCAAGGTTGGCATCTCGCTGATCAACGATTTGAAGAAAGACCACGGTCTCGATGACCAGCGTGCTTTCGATTTGTATTGCCTGATGCTGATTAACTTGAACGAATTCTTCTTCCTGGACTAG
- a CDS encoding DUF1501 domain-containing protein — protein MSNSDMPKPSYCGNTRREFLWNAGAKFPGLALTYMLAKDGFLANQAVAADGVSSFDNPLAAKQPMFEGKAKNVIFLFMYGGPSHIDTFDYKPKLYGLDGKTVPVKTKGRGGEKNEGRVVGPKWNFKQYGQSGQWVSDLFPNLATCVDDIAFLKSCQADSPIHGSAMLMMNSGRILSGFPTLGSWVTYGLGTVNQNLPGYVVMLDPTGGPISGAKNWTCGFMPANYQGTIFRSKGAPIIDLATPEGMTREAQRRILDAMKEANQQHYASRVDNTELSARIHSYELAYRMQEHAPEAVDLENETEDTKKLYGIDNPQTEEFGRRCLLARRLVERGVRFVQLYSGGHHNDNNWDAHGDLEKNHNYHAGRTDKPIAGLIKDLKRKGMLDDTLIVWGGEFGRQPTAEYEKGTGRDHNSYGFTMWMAGGGIKGGVSYGATDELGASAVENPLHVKRIHATILNQLGLDPNHLSYFYSGLDQKLVGVEHTDPIHEIIS, from the coding sequence ATGTCGAACTCGGATATGCCAAAACCAAGTTATTGTGGCAACACGCGGCGCGAGTTCTTGTGGAATGCCGGGGCGAAGTTCCCAGGCTTGGCGCTTACGTACATGTTGGCCAAGGATGGATTTCTGGCAAACCAGGCCGTAGCCGCCGATGGCGTGTCGTCCTTTGACAATCCCTTGGCCGCCAAGCAGCCGATGTTCGAAGGCAAAGCCAAGAACGTCATCTTCCTGTTCATGTATGGCGGTCCGAGCCATATCGATACGTTCGACTACAAGCCCAAGCTGTACGGCCTGGATGGCAAGACCGTTCCGGTGAAGACCAAGGGACGTGGTGGCGAAAAGAACGAAGGCCGTGTCGTTGGTCCGAAGTGGAACTTCAAGCAGTATGGCCAGTCAGGACAATGGGTCTCGGACCTGTTTCCTAACCTGGCGACCTGCGTCGATGACATCGCCTTCTTGAAGTCGTGTCAGGCCGACTCGCCAATTCACGGATCGGCCATGTTGATGATGAACTCCGGCCGTATTCTCAGCGGCTTCCCAACGTTAGGTTCGTGGGTCACTTACGGGCTGGGTACGGTCAATCAGAACTTGCCAGGCTACGTCGTGATGCTGGACCCGACGGGCGGTCCGATCAGTGGTGCCAAAAACTGGACGTGCGGCTTCATGCCAGCCAACTACCAGGGCACGATCTTCCGCAGCAAGGGGGCACCGATTATCGATCTGGCCACGCCCGAGGGAATGACCCGAGAAGCCCAGCGTCGTATCCTCGACGCGATGAAAGAGGCCAATCAGCAGCACTACGCTTCGCGAGTCGACAACACCGAACTGTCGGCGCGGATTCATAGTTACGAGCTCGCCTATCGCATGCAGGAACATGCTCCTGAGGCGGTCGATCTCGAAAACGAAACGGAAGACACGAAGAAGCTGTACGGTATCGACAATCCGCAGACCGAAGAGTTCGGTCGTCGCTGCTTGTTGGCTCGCCGATTGGTGGAGCGAGGTGTTCGCTTCGTTCAGCTCTATTCCGGCGGTCACCACAACGACAATAACTGGGATGCTCACGGCGATCTGGAAAAGAACCACAACTACCACGCCGGTCGCACTGACAAGCCGATTGCCGGTCTGATCAAAGACCTCAAGCGTAAGGGCATGCTGGACGATACGCTGATCGTCTGGGGTGGTGAGTTTGGTCGTCAGCCGACAGCCGAATATGAAAAGGGTACCGGTCGCGATCACAACTCGTACGGGTTCACCATGTGGATGGCAGGTGGCGGTATCAAGGGTGGTGTTTCGTACGGAGCCACCGACGAACTCGGGGCCTCGGCGGTCGAAAATCCGCTGCACGTCAAGCGAATTCATGCCACCATCCTGAATCAGTTGGGACTCGACCCGAATCACCTCAGCTACTTCTACAGTGGACTGGATCAAAAGCTGGTCGGCGTGGAACATACCGATCCGATTCACGAGATCATTTCTTAG